A stretch of the Balneola vulgaris DSM 17893 genome encodes the following:
- a CDS encoding iron transporter, translated as MKKLFYSLFITLSLFGTTLNAQELIIGEETVQPGIVFIFEGAIKDDVTPHEMHLAESETDVHLEARVNWASDESIRVPKGTPRGGFIPYITITAEVINEATGKKRSNIEIVSHINLIDNFHYARNIKLPGERDQRYTVIFHVEPPLPELLGLHRDWRDQYGNQLFQATSFRYTNVDFEEIANASRR; from the coding sequence ATGAAAAAATTATTCTATTCCTTATTTATTACACTTTCGCTATTTGGTACTACGCTCAATGCGCAGGAGCTCATCATTGGTGAAGAAACAGTACAACCGGGTATCGTATTCATTTTTGAAGGAGCCATCAAAGATGATGTGACTCCTCATGAGATGCATTTAGCCGAATCAGAAACGGACGTACATCTTGAGGCTCGTGTAAACTGGGCAAGTGATGAAAGTATCAGGGTGCCAAAAGGTACACCGAGAGGTGGGTTCATTCCCTATATCACAATTACCGCTGAAGTGATTAATGAAGCAACTGGCAAAAAGCGATCGAATATAGAAATAGTATCTCACATCAATCTGATAGATAACTTTCACTATGCTCGAAATATCAAACTACCTGGCGAAAGAGACCAAAGATATACGGTGATTTTTCATGTTGAACCACCTTTACCTGAGCTCTTAGGATTACACAGAGACTGGAGAGATCAATACGGGAACCAGCTGTTTCAAGCAACAAGCTTTAGGTATACAAACGTTGATTTCGAGGAGATTGCAAATGCGAGCCGACGTTAA